The following proteins come from a genomic window of Terriglobia bacterium:
- a CDS encoding serine hydrolase: protein MKTGSKLSQQLINLLRFMLVFVFVSSLTVALPTVPQKAGAQGKALGGKIPPLRRKALVPGISIAVLDNGRVAWRGCLGVKNAETGEPVKDDTVFEAASLSKPVFAYGVMKLVDLKKLDLDKPLAQLISEADLNTAYPPTKGGDLRDKKITPRMVLTHCTGFPNWFRGRPMNFLFDPGERFSYSGEAYTFLSVTVQAITGRSFNDFMREMVFEPLGMKNSSYVWQESYDKQFAGSHDILGHRTQRGKITVPLVGASLYTTAADYARFLVALGSGEGLSRETWQEMIRPQIAVRGRDGKGEINFYWGLGVGVNQTEKGKTLWHWGDNGDFNAYFEIFPGNKRGVVFFMNGANAHAITPVITREVMGLERPAIATAYFRYPTLDAPAMELARAFLTGGMRQATKTAIALMPGRSDWESTAGQRFFYLARAALSQGDFAGARTAVELYSQHLPDNPQAMVMMAAIKIAEGDRAAMTDLLDKALRSEPQLEGAINSLGYALLGAGRVEEAIAILDYNAGRFPKSANCLDSLAEAWLKKGDRDKAVVFYRKALEIDPRLSSAIDALKRLEVKK, encoded by the coding sequence TTGAAAACCGGATCGAAGCTCAGTCAACAGCTCATCAACCTTCTGCGGTTCATGCTTGTGTTCGTGTTTGTGTCGAGCCTGACGGTAGCGCTCCCGACAGTTCCACAGAAAGCCGGCGCCCAGGGAAAGGCACTGGGGGGAAAAATTCCGCCGCTGCGTCGCAAAGCCCTTGTACCGGGAATCTCCATAGCCGTCCTCGACAATGGCCGGGTGGCCTGGCGAGGCTGCCTCGGGGTGAAAAATGCCGAAACCGGAGAGCCGGTCAAGGATGATACCGTTTTCGAAGCTGCATCGCTGAGCAAGCCGGTCTTTGCTTACGGCGTCATGAAGCTGGTGGACCTGAAGAAGCTTGATCTAGACAAACCGCTTGCGCAGTTAATCTCTGAGGCGGACCTGAACACGGCCTATCCGCCCACAAAGGGTGGGGACCTCCGGGACAAGAAAATCACTCCGCGCATGGTGCTGACGCACTGCACCGGTTTTCCCAACTGGTTCAGGGGGCGGCCAATGAATTTTCTATTTGACCCGGGCGAGCGCTTCAGCTATTCGGGCGAAGCCTACACTTTCCTGTCCGTCACCGTTCAGGCGATCACCGGAAGATCGTTCAACGATTTCATGCGCGAAATGGTCTTTGAGCCGCTGGGCATGAAAAACAGCAGCTATGTCTGGCAGGAATCCTATGACAAGCAGTTTGCTGGTAGCCACGATATCCTTGGCCACCGCACGCAGCGCGGCAAGATCACGGTCCCGCTCGTCGGTGCCTCTCTCTACACCACAGCCGCTGATTATGCCCGCTTCCTGGTCGCACTCGGAAGCGGTGAGGGGCTCAGCCGGGAAACCTGGCAGGAGATGATTCGGCCCCAGATTGCGGTGCGCGGCAGGGATGGCAAGGGAGAAATCAATTTCTACTGGGGGCTGGGAGTCGGCGTGAACCAGACCGAGAAGGGGAAAACTCTGTGGCACTGGGGCGACAACGGCGACTTTAACGCCTATTTCGAAATTTTCCCCGGAAACAAGCGCGGCGTTGTCTTTTTCATGAACGGCGCCAATGCTCATGCTATCACGCCCGTGATCACGCGCGAAGTTATGGGCCTGGAGAGGCCGGCCATCGCCACCGCCTATTTCCGTTACCCGACGCTGGATGCGCCGGCCATGGAACTCGCCCGGGCCTTTCTGACGGGGGGCATGAGGCAGGCGACAAAAACGGCGATTGCGCTCATGCCAGGCCGGTCCGACTGGGAATCGACTGCCGGCCAGCGCTTCTTTTATTTGGCCAGGGCAGCACTAAGCCAGGGTGATTTCGCAGGCGCGCGCACAGCTGTGGAACTGTACTCGCAACACCTCCCTGACAATCCTCAGGCAATGGTCATGATGGCCGCGATCAAAATTGCCGAGGGAGATCGAGCCGCAATGACCGACCTGCTCGACAAGGCTCTCAGGTCAGAACCGCAACTGGAAGGCGCGATCAATAGCCTGGGATACGCACTCCTCGGCGCCGGCCGCGTCGAGGAGGCGATTGCGATCCTCGATTACAACGCCGGACGGTTCCCGAAGTCCGCCAACTGCCTGGATTCTCTGGCAGAAGCCTGGCTGAAAAAAGGGGACCGGGACAAAGCCGTCGTATTCTATCGCAAGGCGCTGGAGATTGATCCCCGCCTGTCCTCGGCGATCGACGCCCTCAAACGCCTGGAGGTGAAGAAATAA
- a CDS encoding aminotransferase class V-fold PLP-dependent enzyme: MRSGIWSRRSFLRSAGVLGTGAYALKAGGLERVTAAAQSIADRAPAEVAKDEFFWREIQLAFKLDRTLINLNNGFTCPTPRVALEAVWRYMDMINMLPVHYQGQVAANVQTIRLRMAAEFGCDPEEMALTRGASESLQIAQNGIDLKAGDEVITTEQDYPRMLTTWDQRMRRDGIKVTRLQFPVPTTQDDLYQRFEKAISPRTKVFHFCHVTNLTAQMFPVQRLSRLARSKGIVTIVDGAHALGQFPFKLRDLECDAYGVSLHKWLLAPIGNGCLYMRREMIPKFWPLQAAPEQQDNDIRKFEAIGTHPWAIRAGLGEALAFHQAIGAERKAARLRYLTLRWANALKVHPRIKILSNLGEPAETWAVAAVNIEGIDVRSLARFLMNKYRIVVVALVGGAPPNQVFDYQALRISPNVYTTLEEIDTFVAAMEDAMKNGVPTSGDADFPVMTEGID; this comes from the coding sequence ATGAGATCTGGGATATGGAGTCGACGTTCGTTCCTGCGTTCAGCCGGTGTCCTCGGGACAGGGGCATATGCACTGAAGGCCGGCGGTCTCGAACGCGTCACGGCCGCCGCCCAATCGATTGCGGACCGGGCGCCGGCGGAGGTCGCGAAAGATGAATTCTTCTGGCGGGAGATCCAGTTAGCCTTCAAGCTCGACCGCACGCTCATCAACCTCAACAACGGCTTCACCTGCCCGACCCCGCGGGTCGCTCTCGAAGCGGTCTGGCGCTACATGGACATGATCAATATGCTGCCCGTCCATTATCAGGGTCAGGTTGCGGCGAACGTTCAGACGATCCGCCTCCGGATGGCGGCCGAATTCGGCTGCGACCCCGAGGAGATGGCCCTGACGCGCGGCGCCAGCGAGTCCCTCCAGATCGCCCAGAACGGGATCGATCTCAAGGCGGGCGACGAGGTGATCACGACCGAGCAGGATTACCCCCGGATGCTGACGACCTGGGACCAGCGGATGCGCCGCGACGGCATCAAGGTGACCCGCCTCCAATTCCCAGTGCCGACGACCCAGGACGATCTTTATCAACGTTTCGAGAAAGCGATTTCGCCGCGGACGAAAGTGTTCCATTTCTGTCACGTGACCAACCTCACGGCCCAGATGTTCCCGGTGCAGAGGCTCTCGCGCCTGGCCCGCTCGAAAGGGATCGTCACGATCGTCGACGGCGCGCATGCGTTGGGGCAGTTCCCGTTCAAACTGCGGGACCTCGAATGCGACGCCTACGGCGTCAGCCTGCACAAATGGCTGCTTGCGCCGATCGGGAACGGCTGCCTGTATATGCGCCGGGAAATGATCCCGAAATTCTGGCCGTTGCAGGCCGCGCCGGAGCAACAGGACAACGATATCCGCAAGTTCGAGGCCATCGGGACACACCCGTGGGCCATCCGGGCCGGCCTCGGCGAAGCCCTGGCCTTCCATCAGGCCATCGGGGCCGAGCGCAAGGCGGCACGATTACGCTACCTTACCTTGCGCTGGGCGAACGCGCTCAAGGTCCATCCGCGCATCAAGATTCTGTCGAACCTCGGCGAGCCCGCCGAGACATGGGCGGTCGCGGCGGTGAACATCGAAGGGATCGACGTCAGATCTCTGGCGAGATTCCTGATGAACAAATACAGGATCGTGGTCGTTGCGCTCGTCGGCGGAGCTCCCCCCAACCAGGTCTTCGACTATCAAGCCCTCCGGATTTCCCCGAACGTCTACACGACGCTCGAGGAGATCGACACGTTCGTCGCAGCGATGGAGGATGCGATGAAGAACGGCGTGCCGACCTCGGGGGACGCTGATTTCCCCGTTATGACCGAAGGGATCGACTGA
- a CDS encoding radical SAM protein, protein MIKDAGAAIDLDAAPFPARALTARYRRQYYCEWMKPLASMRTSKGCPHRCIFCAEWKTADGRYLRRSPERVVEELRQIEEECVFFADDESLVDMDRMARMAALIGQAGIRKRYFLYGRSDTIVRHPDLLKAWRDVGLERIFVGLEFVRDEDLAYIRKRSTASDNEQAIKVLQDLDIDIYASFIVRPEFGREDFAAYRSYCRRLGLNFATFAVLTPLPGTDLYDEVKDRLLTHNFDYFDFIHTLLPTSLPLEDFFAELTRLYRSAIPPWKQLPLLRRYALRDIPPLLVKSRHAFARLRTAYRDYDSMQD, encoded by the coding sequence GTGATTAAGGATGCCGGCGCTGCGATCGACCTCGACGCAGCTCCTTTTCCTGCGCGGGCTCTGACAGCCCGATACCGGCGGCAATACTACTGCGAGTGGATGAAGCCGCTGGCCTCAATGCGCACGTCCAAAGGGTGTCCGCATCGTTGCATTTTCTGCGCCGAATGGAAGACCGCGGATGGGCGCTATTTGCGAAGATCGCCCGAACGGGTCGTGGAGGAGCTCAGGCAGATAGAGGAGGAGTGCGTCTTCTTTGCGGACGACGAGTCTCTCGTGGACATGGACCGCATGGCGCGCATGGCGGCGTTGATTGGCCAGGCCGGCATCCGCAAGCGCTACTTCCTCTATGGTCGCAGTGACACCATCGTGCGGCACCCTGATCTGTTGAAGGCATGGCGCGATGTCGGCCTCGAGCGCATTTTCGTCGGCCTGGAGTTCGTGCGCGACGAGGACCTCGCATACATCCGCAAGCGCTCGACGGCGAGCGACAACGAGCAGGCGATAAAAGTACTCCAGGACCTGGACATCGACATTTATGCTTCGTTCATCGTCCGGCCCGAGTTCGGCCGCGAAGACTTCGCGGCGTATCGCAGCTACTGTCGGAGACTCGGGCTCAACTTCGCTACTTTTGCCGTGCTCACGCCCCTCCCGGGCACAGACCTGTACGATGAGGTCAAGGATCGGCTGCTCACCCACAATTTTGATTACTTCGATTTCATCCACACCTTGCTGCCGACAAGCCTTCCCCTGGAGGATTTTTTCGCGGAATTGACGCGGCTTTACCGCAGCGCGATCCCTCCATGGAAGCAACTCCCCTTGCTGCGGCGATATGCCCTGCGCGACATTCCGCCGTTGCTGGTGAAATCGCGGCATGCCTTTGCCCGCCTGCGCACGGCATACCGGGACTACGATTCAATGCAGGATTAG
- a CDS encoding cobalamin-dependent protein (Presence of a B(12) (cobalamin)-binding domain implies dependence on cobalamin itself, in one of its several forms, or in some unusual lineages, dependence on a cobalamin-like analog.): MKILLIEPPKAPVTIGGEEVFLFEPLALEYVAAGVAGDHDVRILDMRLDKGLASVLEDFIPDIVGFTAYTVHVNTVRHLARDIKKWNKGTLTVVGGHHATVAPADFLAPEIDLVVSGEGIEPFREIVRRHESRQGSKAYPAWRSSPMGAS, encoded by the coding sequence GTGAAAATTCTGCTCATCGAACCTCCGAAGGCTCCCGTGACCATTGGCGGCGAAGAGGTGTTTCTTTTCGAGCCGCTGGCCCTGGAGTACGTGGCCGCAGGCGTCGCCGGAGATCACGATGTCCGCATCCTCGACATGCGTCTCGACAAGGGGCTTGCTTCAGTACTCGAAGACTTCATTCCCGACATAGTCGGATTCACCGCCTACACCGTGCACGTAAATACGGTCCGGCATCTTGCCCGCGACATAAAGAAATGGAACAAGGGGACGCTCACAGTGGTCGGTGGACACCACGCAACGGTCGCGCCTGCCGATTTCCTGGCGCCGGAAATTGATCTCGTGGTCAGCGGCGAAGGGATCGAGCCGTTCCGGGAAATCGTTCGTCGTCACGAATCCAGGCAGGGTTCGAAGGCATACCCGGCCTGGCGGTCCAGTCCGATGGGGGCCTCGTGA
- a CDS encoding TetR/AcrR family transcriptional regulator produces the protein MTLFIMGVTERRHRQKEELRLEILAAAGELFAKEGYENVSMRRIAEKIEYSPTTIYLYFRDKRELIDEICNQTFALLSKRLEKVNEAGEDPVERLKAGLKAYIEFGIKHPDQYRVAFMTPCDAVCDGVVKTQGPGARAFQYLTQGVAECIQAGLFRETDVLAVSQSLWLVIHGVTALKITHATAFPWIEHERLVNLTLDTALRGLLK, from the coding sequence TTGACGTTGTTCATTATGGGCGTGACAGAGAGACGGCATCGGCAGAAAGAGGAATTGCGGCTGGAAATCCTGGCGGCGGCCGGCGAGCTGTTTGCCAAGGAGGGGTACGAGAATGTCTCCATGCGCAGGATCGCGGAGAAGATCGAGTATTCGCCCACCACCATTTACCTTTATTTCCGCGACAAGCGCGAATTGATCGACGAGATCTGTAACCAGACCTTCGCGCTCTTGTCGAAGAGGCTGGAGAAAGTCAATGAGGCCGGGGAGGATCCGGTCGAGCGCCTGAAGGCCGGGCTCAAAGCATACATTGAATTCGGCATAAAACACCCCGACCAGTATCGAGTCGCCTTCATGACTCCGTGCGATGCGGTATGCGATGGAGTCGTCAAGACCCAGGGTCCGGGAGCGCGGGCGTTTCAATACCTGACGCAAGGCGTCGCGGAATGCATCCAGGCAGGGCTTTTTCGCGAGACCGACGTGCTGGCGGTCAGCCAATCGCTATGGCTGGTCATCCACGGCGTGACGGCGCTCAAAATCACCCACGCCACGGCCTTTCCCTGGATCGAACACGAGCGGCTGGTAAACCTGACCCTCGACACGGCCCTGCGGGGGCTGCTCAAGTAG
- a CDS encoding ABC transporter permease — protein MASLAVRNLFHDRVRLAVTLTGIIFAVVLVAVQTGLFIGFTSTTSNLIDNSGADFWIASKGVEYIEVGVSFSEKQLYHARAVPGVAEVQKYIVRFSQWKRPDGSVEGCEIVGFDPDSRLGGPWRMSQGEVRDLKLPDTVIIDHFYAQKLGVTHVGQTVEIRNIRARIVGFTEGIRTFTTSPLVFASLKNAQHYTGTAENQTVFLLVKAAAGTNLEQLRTDLLARMSDVDVFRTAEFSSKTTRYWMFGTGAGVTVIMAAVLGLLVGVVVVAQTIYAATIDHIREFGTLKAMGATNGYIYRIILQQAVISALIGYGVGIALAMAVEWSSRGGGANIVLPHAVRVGLFGLTLMMCVSAAMVSINKVTKIDPAMVFKG, from the coding sequence ATGGCATCGCTCGCCGTTCGCAACCTGTTTCACGATCGGGTCCGGCTGGCCGTCACGCTGACGGGCATCATCTTCGCGGTGGTGCTGGTGGCCGTGCAGACGGGGCTGTTCATCGGCTTTACTTCCACCACCTCGAACCTGATCGATAACTCCGGCGCGGATTTTTGGATCGCGTCCAAGGGTGTGGAATACATCGAGGTGGGAGTCTCTTTCTCAGAAAAACAGCTGTATCACGCGCGCGCTGTGCCTGGGGTGGCCGAAGTGCAGAAATATATCGTGCGGTTCAGCCAGTGGAAGCGTCCGGACGGATCCGTCGAGGGCTGCGAAATCGTGGGATTCGACCCCGACAGCCGCCTGGGCGGCCCGTGGCGCATGAGCCAGGGCGAAGTGCGCGATCTCAAGCTGCCGGACACGGTGATCATCGACCACTTTTACGCGCAGAAGCTGGGGGTGACGCACGTGGGCCAGACAGTGGAGATCCGTAACATCCGTGCGCGCATTGTCGGCTTCACCGAGGGGATCCGCACCTTCACCACGTCGCCGCTGGTGTTTGCGTCGCTCAAGAACGCGCAGCATTACACCGGAACAGCCGAAAACCAGACGGTGTTCCTGCTGGTGAAGGCGGCGGCGGGAACCAACCTGGAGCAGCTTCGGACCGATCTTCTGGCGCGGATGAGCGACGTGGACGTGTTCCGCACGGCGGAATTCAGCTCAAAAACCACGCGCTACTGGATGTTCGGCACGGGCGCAGGGGTAACGGTGATTATGGCGGCCGTGCTGGGGCTTCTGGTGGGCGTGGTCGTGGTGGCGCAGACGATCTACGCCGCCACGATCGATCACATCCGCGAATTCGGCACCCTGAAGGCAATGGGCGCGACCAACGGCTACATCTATCGCATTATCCTGCAGCAGGCCGTGATCAGCGCACTGATCGGCTACGGCGTAGGGATTGCGCTCGCCATGGCCGTGGAATGGTCGAGCCGCGGCGGCGGCGCCAATATTGTGTTGCCCCATGCCGTGCGGGTGGGCCTGTTCGGACTCACCCTGATGATGTGCGTGAGCGCGGCCATGGTGTCCATTAACAAGGTGACCAAGATCGATCCGGCCATGGTGTTCAAAGGCTGA
- a CDS encoding ABC transporter ATP-binding protein, whose amino-acid sequence MTPAIEVRELTKTYAEGAATARALDGVNLDVHPGEMTLLMGPSGSGKTTLISIMGAILRPTSGSVKIAGREITRLRERELPALRLNHIGFVFQGFNLFPTLTAAENVEVALDLKQIRGAEAHRRSRTLLDGVGLSDKYGAFPADLSGGQKQRVAIARALAGEPSIILADEPTAALDKTSGGAVMDMLRSLARDKGRAVVIVTHDNRTLGFADRIVRIEDGRIGEVLTRDRIHEFAGGEQ is encoded by the coding sequence ATGACGCCTGCGATCGAAGTGCGCGAACTGACGAAAACCTATGCCGAGGGTGCCGCCACCGCGCGGGCCCTGGACGGCGTAAACCTGGATGTGCATCCGGGCGAAATGACCCTGCTGATGGGGCCGTCGGGAAGCGGCAAGACCACCCTGATTTCCATCATGGGTGCCATCCTGCGCCCGACGAGCGGCAGCGTGAAGATCGCCGGCCGTGAAATCACGCGCCTGCGCGAGCGGGAACTGCCGGCGCTGCGGCTGAACCACATCGGCTTCGTGTTCCAGGGCTTCAACCTGTTTCCGACCCTGACGGCAGCGGAAAACGTGGAGGTGGCGCTGGACTTGAAGCAGATTCGCGGCGCGGAGGCGCACAGGCGCTCGCGCACGCTCTTGGACGGCGTCGGCCTCAGCGACAAATATGGCGCGTTCCCGGCAGATTTGAGCGGTGGCCAGAAACAGCGCGTGGCGATTGCCCGGGCGCTGGCGGGCGAACCGTCAATCATTCTGGCCGATGAACCGACGGCGGCGCTGGACAAGACCAGCGGCGGCGCCGTCATGGACATGCTGCGCAGCCTGGCGCGAGACAAGGGACGGGCGGTGGTGATCGTTACTCACGACAATCGCACGCTAGGCTTCGCCGACCGCATCGTCCGCATCGAAGACGGGCGCATAGGCGAGGTGCTGACGCGCGATCGGATTCATGAATTTGCGGGAGGGGAACAATGA
- a CDS encoding efflux RND transporter periplasmic adaptor subunit — MKMRIIYASVLLITGGAAVAAVIHGRTATRPAPPAAVSGAPGNAVICAAGKVEPVSEVIKIGSELAGVLREVTVEEGQHLRHGQVIAVLANAEYEARVREAAATIAIRQAELERIVNGARDQERREAAAAVEEAEAVLANARAEMARRQSLFQTGDVSRSDWERTEREYQVAEARLGQAMQRHALVDAPARADERARAEAGLALARAQLTEAEALLEKTVVRAPFDGSVLRRFRKAGETVSDRGDTPIVSFGDDSRLRVRVDVDETDVARLRPGDRAYFTAQAFGPQKFWGRVVSVGRELGKKNVPTDEPSEKLDTKVLETLVELDGHPPLPLGLRVDSFIIAGGGK; from the coding sequence ATGAAAATGCGGATCATTTATGCGTCGGTACTGTTAATCACGGGAGGCGCGGCTGTGGCAGCCGTGATTCACGGCCGCACCGCCACGCGCCCGGCGCCGCCTGCGGCCGTTTCCGGGGCGCCAGGCAACGCCGTAATCTGCGCGGCGGGCAAGGTGGAGCCGGTATCGGAGGTGATCAAGATCGGATCGGAGCTTGCCGGCGTGCTGCGGGAGGTTACGGTGGAGGAAGGACAGCACCTGCGGCATGGGCAGGTGATCGCGGTGCTGGCCAATGCCGAGTATGAAGCGCGAGTTCGGGAGGCCGCCGCCACGATTGCAATCCGCCAGGCCGAGCTCGAGCGCATCGTCAACGGAGCTCGCGACCAGGAACGCCGCGAGGCCGCGGCCGCGGTGGAGGAAGCCGAGGCGGTACTGGCCAACGCCCGGGCTGAGATGGCGCGGCGCCAATCGCTGTTTCAGACCGGCGATGTTTCGCGGTCGGACTGGGAGCGCACAGAACGCGAATACCAGGTGGCCGAAGCCCGGCTGGGGCAGGCGATGCAACGCCATGCTCTTGTCGATGCGCCGGCCCGCGCCGACGAGAGAGCACGCGCGGAGGCCGGCCTGGCACTGGCCCGCGCGCAGTTGACCGAAGCAGAAGCGCTGCTTGAAAAGACAGTGGTGCGCGCACCATTCGATGGGAGCGTGCTGAGGCGATTCCGGAAGGCCGGCGAGACGGTGTCCGACAGGGGTGACACGCCCATCGTCAGTTTCGGCGACGATTCCCGCCTTCGCGTGCGCGTGGACGTGGACGAGACCGACGTGGCCAGGCTGCGTCCCGGCGACCGCGCCTACTTCACCGCCCAGGCGTTCGGCCCGCAGAAGTTCTGGGGACGCGTGGTCAGCGTCGGCCGCGAGCTGGGCAAAAAGAATGTTCCGACCGACGAGCCTTCGGAGAAGCTCGACACCAAGGTGCTTGAGACGCTTGTGGAACTGGATGGCCATCCGCCACTGCCGCTGGGCCTGCGCGTCGATTCGTTCATTATTGCCGGCGGAGGGAAATAA